A single region of the Tursiops truncatus isolate mTurTru1 chromosome 18, mTurTru1.mat.Y, whole genome shotgun sequence genome encodes:
- the LOC117308883 gene encoding centrosomal protein of 78 kDa-like isoform X1: MAGIDQSDFHLLGHPQMNSTVSSPRKEEKKALEEEKSESKLGAPGQMQNIQVSICMQSAYNEGTLMKFQKITGDARIPLPLDSFRVPVSTQEALETSKDNLGVPVTEQQQESLKISLLEHVLLQQTSFLELEVKEKKRNYLEIAGLLQRK, from the exons ATGGCTGGTATAGATCAGTCAGATTTTCATTTACTAGGTCATCCCCAGATGAATTCTACTGTTAGTAGTCCAcgtaaagaagaaaagaaggcacttgaagaagaaaaatcagaatcaaaACTGGGTGCCCCAGGACAAATGCAAAACATCCAA GTTTCTATTTGTATGCAGTCAGCTTACAATGAAGGAACACTAATGAAG TTTCAGAAAATTACAGGTGATGCTAGGATTCCTTTGCCTCTTGACTCCTTCCGTGTCCCAGTGTCTACTCAGGAGGCCTTAGAAACTTCCAAAGACAACCTGGGGGTCCCAGTCACAGAGCAGCAGCAGGAGTCTTTGAAGATTTCATTGTTAGAACATGTTCTCCTTCAGCAGACATCATTTCTGGAACTAGaagtcaaagaaaagaagaggaattatCTAGAAATAGCaggtcttcttcagagaaaatga
- the LOC117308883 gene encoding centrosomal protein of 78 kDa-like isoform X2 has product MAGIDQSDFHLLGHPQMNSTVSSPRKEEKKALEEEKSESKLGAPGQMQNIQFQKITGDARIPLPLDSFRVPVSTQEALETSKDNLGVPVTEQQQESLKISLLEHVLLQQTSFLELEVKEKKRNYLEIAGLLQRK; this is encoded by the exons ATGGCTGGTATAGATCAGTCAGATTTTCATTTACTAGGTCATCCCCAGATGAATTCTACTGTTAGTAGTCCAcgtaaagaagaaaagaaggcacttgaagaagaaaaatcagaatcaaaACTGGGTGCCCCAGGACAAATGCAAAACATCCAA TTTCAGAAAATTACAGGTGATGCTAGGATTCCTTTGCCTCTTGACTCCTTCCGTGTCCCAGTGTCTACTCAGGAGGCCTTAGAAACTTCCAAAGACAACCTGGGGGTCCCAGTCACAGAGCAGCAGCAGGAGTCTTTGAAGATTTCATTGTTAGAACATGTTCTCCTTCAGCAGACATCATTTCTGGAACTAGaagtcaaagaaaagaagaggaattatCTAGAAATAGCaggtcttcttcagagaaaatga